From Melanotaenia boesemani isolate fMelBoe1 chromosome 12, fMelBoe1.pri, whole genome shotgun sequence, a single genomic window includes:
- the wars2 gene encoding tryptophan--tRNA ligase, mitochondrial, whose product MALPMQNKSKHLFRFIHKFSSPRRFLCANASPENKEPPGGGRVFSGIQPTGVPHLGNYLGALENWVALQNQYPSVLYSIVDLHSITQPQDPTQLRSNILDMAASLLACGINPEKAILFQQSRVSEHAELSWILGCLTTMPRLRHLPQWKMKSKQKNEGSVGLYTYPILQAADILLYKSTHIPVGEDQVQHLELAQDLARIFNHRFGNLFPEPHALLSSTRKVKSLRDPSAKMSKSDPHTMATITITDSPDDIVFKIRRAVTDFTSEVTFDPETRPGVSNLVTIHAAMARISVEEAVSQARGLDTGEYKKLVSEAVIQRLSPIRDEIERLRSDRAHLEGLLAQGTCRARELAAPVLAEVRHRVGFS is encoded by the exons GAACCCCCTGGAGGTGGCCGTGTATTCTCAGGCATCCAGCCAACTGGGGTGCCTCACTTGGGAAACTACCTGGGCGCTCTGGAAAACTGGGTAGCCCTGCAGAACCAGTACCCCTCTGTGCTCTACAGCATCGTAGACCTGCACTCTATTACTCAGCCTCAGGATCCGACCCAGCTCAGGAGCAACATACTGGACATGGCAGCAAGCTTGTTGGCCTGTGGTATCAACCCAGAGAAGGCGATCCTCTTTCAGCAGTCTCGG GTGTCCGAGCATGCAGAGCTCTCCTGGATCCTCGGTTGTTTGACCACCATGCCACGACTACGACACCTGCCTCAGTGGAAG atgaaaagcaaacagaagAATGAAGGCAGCGTTGGTCTCTACACGTATCCCATCCTGCAGGCCGCCGACATTCTCCTCTACAA GTCCACTCACATCCCCGTCGGAGAAGATCAGGTCCAGCATCTCGAGCTGGCTCAGGATCTCGCTCGCATCTTCAACCACCGCTTCGGGAATTTGTTCCCTGAACCCCACGCACTTCTGA GCTCTACACGAAAGGTCAAATCCCTCCGGGACCCATCTGCCAAAATGTCAAAGTCGGACCCCCACACGATGGCCACCATCACTATCACCGACTCTCCGGACGACATTGTCTTCAAGATTCGCCGGGCTGTCACAGACTTCACCTCCGAGGTCACCTTTGACCCAGAAACACGTCCAGGTGTGTCCAATCTGGTGACTATCCACGCTGCCATGGCGAGGATCAGCGTGGAGGAGGCAGTGTCACAGGCCAGAGGGTTGGACACCGGAGAATACAAGAAACTTGTGAGCGAGGCTGTGATCCAGAGGCTGTCGCCCATCAGAGACGAGATTGAGAGGCTTCGGTCGGACCGAGCGCACCTGGAGGGGCTGCTGGCTCAGGGGACCTGCAGGGCTCGGGAACTGGCTGCACCTGTGCTTGCAGAGGTCCGACACAGAGTGGGTTTCAGCTGA